AGCTTATAGTAGAATTTCTTAAAATACTTAATTTTTTATCACTATATTTATTTACTAACTTGTCATTTATATAAACGTTTCCTTTAGTTGGTTTGTCCATACACCCTATTATATTTAGTAAAGTTGATTTCCCACATCCAGAAGTTCCCATAATTGAAACAAATTCACCTTTCTTTATCCTAAGATTAATATTTTTCAGCGCCATATTTTCATATGCACCTTTCCCATAAATTTTGCTAACATTATTTAGTTTTATCATTCTTAGTCTTCTCCTTTTATTAACTGGCTAGGCTGAATTTTACCTATTACTATCGTTGGGTAAATAATTGCTACAAATACTACAAGTGATGCAATAAAAAATAAGTATATAAAGCTATTTGAATTAAGCATAAAAAACATTGTATTCCTAAACGAACTTATACCCTCAAATGAAATTCTAAACAAAAAAGATAATACAAAAGAAAATACTAACATAAAAATCATTTCCCCAATTATTATCATTTGTATATATCTTATACTTGCTCCAGACATAATTCTAATTCCAAACTCTTTATATCTGCTTCTAATATTAATTAACATTATAGAAACTATACCGATTAAAGACATTACAACTAAAAATACTCCTAACAAAAGATTAATTTGTATAATCTCACTATACCCTTCATTATATTCATTTAATAACTCTACTATAGACTTAAAATCAATATTCAAGTTGTACTCTAAACCCTTTTCTCGTACTTCTCTTAATATTATCTTATCATTAGCATCATCTTCCATTTGAATAAAAACTTTATGTAAAGTTGACAAATTACTGATAATACTTTCTTGATTAAACAGATAATTTGGAGCTACAAACTTATCATCTAATTTTTCAAGAGGCTCCATAACAAAATCATCATCAGAAAACCACTTTTCTCCCTGTTTTATAAATCCAATAACTTTAAATTCAGTTTTAAACTCTTTTTTTTGATTTTTTCTCATCTCGTATTCAGTTATAGTAAGTATATCACCGAGTTTCAAAACATCTTTATATGCGCTTCCTACCAAAATCGGCACCTGCATTCCCTGTCTTAAATTAAAATCTTGACGTTCTAACATCCGTCCCATTTCTACTTCCATATTCGTAAAATTTAAAATCGAACTATTTATAAATATAACATCCGAAAGTTCAGGATAAGTTAATGATCTTACTGTCTTTTTTATTTCTAAATTTCTATTGATATATTTATCATCCATTCTTAATTCATCAAAAATAACCCCCATTTCATCATATGCGCCATACCCTACTACTCCATCTAAAGTTCCTACATACTCTCTAAGTCTATGCAATCTATTTATATAATCTTTCGTCTCTTCAACATTTTTAAACATCACACGATATGTCTTATCTAGATTTATATTTAAATTATTCTTTATGCTATTAGATTGATAATTCACTTGGTCTATAAATTTGAATGCATTTACAATAATCAGAAATGATATTGACAATTGAAATATTATAAGTAGTGCATTTAATTTTTTTTTACTCAATGATTTTAATACAGTCTTAATATACATTTTGTCCTCCTACTACAATCTTATCGATTCTCTAGGTTCCATCTTCATAACCTTAAAAGAAGGTATTATTACAGCAATAATCGCCGAAATTATCACTATTATTGCGGAAGCAAACACATTGCTACTTGTTATTTCTATTTCAAAAAACCAAATTTGATTAATAAAGAATTTCATGAAAATTTGAATACTTAAACTAATAATTGATGAACACAATGCAATCAAAAACATCTCAGCAAATAACATCCCAACTACTCTAATATTAGTACTTCCAAACGCTTTTCTTATACCTATCTCTCTTTTTCTACTCTCTATCCAATATGATGATACATTTAAAGTATTAATAACAGCACACAAATATATCAATAGTGACAAATTCATATCTTTATATTCTCCTATAGAAATATGAATAACATTTTGTCTTACAAAATCATATGCACTAATCACCGCAAATGTATCATAATTCATTATTTTGTTTTTTATAGTCTTATATTGATTTCTAGGATACTCTCCTGTGCCAAAAATAAAAAAACTAAATTCTTTCCTTTCTATTAGCTCATCCATTGCAGTTTTTGGAATAGAAGTTATCGGCATTACTATTTTATTATCTAACTCACGTATTTTTTCATTTTCTACACCTATAATGCCTAGAACTTGATACCTACTATTGTTTATATCTATATAATCTATATCATTATCCGTATACATGTATTGTATGTAACTTCGACCTATTAGAACCACTTTATTTCCATTTTTCAAATCAGATTCGGTATAATAGTTCCCCTCTATCAACGGATATCTTTTATTGATTTTATTGTAATATTCTGGCACTATCATTAACGAACCACCTCTATACTCATTTAGAAAAATCATTATATTCTCTAAATATATTCCTGTTTTTTTATCAATAGACTCAAACCATTTAATTAATGTTTCTTTATCGATTTTTTTTCTAATTTAACGTCAACTTCTATACCACTAGCAGGTAAATAATTCAAGTCTTTCTTCACATTGTTTATTGACTTCTCCATAGCACTAGCACTAAATGATATTAAAGTCATTGATATAATTAACCCTGTCATAATAATAAAAGTTGGAATCCTATGGTAATTCAACTGTCTTTTCATTATTTCTATACATTTATACATTTTTTTCACCTACTTTTAAAATACCTAAGGATAAATATCCTTAGGTATTTTC
This sequence is a window from Tissierellales bacterium. Protein-coding genes within it:
- a CDS encoding ABC transporter permease, translated to MYIKTVLKSLSKKKLNALLIIFQLSISFLIIVNAFKFIDQVNYQSNSIKNNLNINLDKTYRVMFKNVEETKDYINRLHRLREYVGTLDGVVGYGAYDEMGVIFDELRMDDKYINRNLEIKKTVRSLTYPELSDVIFINSSILNFTNMEVEMGRMLERQDFNLRQGMQVPILVGSAYKDVLKLGDILTITEYEMRKNQKKEFKTEFKVIGFIKQGEKWFSDDDFVMEPLEKLDDKFVAPNYLFNQESIISNLSTLHKVFIQMEDDANDKIILREVREKGLEYNLNIDFKSIVELLNEYNEGYSEIIQINLLLGVFLVVMSLIGIVSIMLINIRSRYKEFGIRIMSGASIRYIQMIIIGEMIFMLVFSFVLSFLFRISFEGISSFRNTMFFMLNSNSFIYLFFIASLVVFVAIIYPTIVIGKIQPSQLIKGED
- a CDS encoding FtsX-like permease family protein codes for the protein MIVPEYYNKINKRYPLIEGNYYTESDLKNGNKVVLIGRSYIQYMYTDNDIDYIDINNSRYQVLGIIGVENEKIRELDNKIVMPITSIPKTAMDELIERKEFSFFIFGTGEYPRNQYKTIKNKIMNYDTFAVISAYDFVRQNVIHISIGEYKDMNLSLLIYLCAVINTLNVSSYWIESRKREIGIRKAFGSTNIRVVGMLFAEMFLIALCSSIISLSIQIFMKFFINQIWFFEIEITSSNVFASAIIVIISAIIAVIIPSFKVMKMEPRESIRL